From Bacillus basilensis, a single genomic window includes:
- a CDS encoding glycosyltransferase family 1 protein: MRVAIFTDTFTPQVNGVAKTLERLTRYFQKEKIAYSVFAPQHTAEDNFVANVNKMRSIPLTILYPECRFSFPTPRIKRELLSFKPDIIHIATPFNMGLCGLYYAKKLNIPVVGSYHTDFDAYLRYYKIEFLSNMLWNYLKWFHSHMQKNFVPSPETLHQLKNKGFQALSIWGRGVDCTLFHPSYNTDLFRKKYNITAKYVLSYVGRIAPEKDIDTLQNLIVKSAHTRNDIHWLIAGDGPLATNLREAVPKTNVTFTGYLQGEDLAEAYASSDLMVFPSATETFGNVVLESLACGTPVIGANSGGVKNIITDGKTGVLCPPKNEDAFLSSIYLLLQNEEKLEQMGIAASSYAKLKSWDEIFRGLLNQYEEVLQHNASELLA, encoded by the coding sequence ATGAGAGTCGCCATATTTACCGATACTTTTACGCCACAAGTGAACGGGGTTGCGAAAACATTAGAACGATTAACACGTTACTTTCAGAAAGAAAAAATCGCCTATTCTGTTTTCGCCCCTCAGCATACGGCTGAAGATAATTTCGTGGCTAATGTGAACAAGATGAGAAGTATCCCGTTAACAATATTATATCCAGAATGTCGTTTTTCTTTTCCTACTCCGCGCATTAAACGAGAACTTCTTTCCTTTAAACCTGACATTATTCACATTGCCACACCTTTCAACATGGGACTTTGTGGATTGTATTATGCAAAAAAGTTAAACATCCCAGTTGTCGGTTCTTATCATACTGATTTCGATGCTTATTTACGCTATTACAAAATCGAATTTCTCTCTAATATGCTTTGGAACTATTTAAAGTGGTTTCATAGTCATATGCAAAAAAATTTTGTACCCTCTCCTGAAACATTACATCAATTAAAAAATAAAGGCTTTCAAGCTCTCTCTATTTGGGGACGGGGTGTAGATTGCACACTCTTTCATCCATCTTACAATACAGACCTATTCCGAAAAAAATATAATATTACAGCGAAGTACGTCCTTTCCTATGTTGGACGGATTGCCCCTGAAAAAGATATTGATACGTTGCAAAATCTTATCGTTAAATCAGCGCATACTCGAAACGATATTCATTGGCTTATAGCAGGAGACGGTCCTCTAGCAACAAATTTGCGTGAAGCTGTCCCAAAAACAAATGTAACCTTTACTGGATATTTACAAGGTGAAGATTTAGCTGAAGCCTATGCTTCTTCCGATCTAATGGTATTTCCATCTGCTACTGAAACATTTGGGAACGTTGTACTTGAATCGCTTGCATGCGGTACACCTGTCATTGGTGCAAATAGTGGCGGGGTTAAAAATATTATTACAGATGGAAAAACAGGAGTTCTTTGTCCACCCAAAAATGAGGACGCATTTCTATCATCCATTTATCTTTTATTGCAAAATGAAGAAAAACTTGAGCAGATGGGAATAGCAGCTTCATCTTATGCGAAATTAAAAAGCTGGGATGAGATCTTTCGTGGCTTACTTAACCAATATGAAGAAGTCCTTCAGCATAACGCATCAGAGTTGCTTGCTTAA